One Caenibius sp. WL genomic window, TACTGAGACTTTGACTAGGGCCACATGGGACCACTTGCAGACACCCATAACGCACGAGACAGTACGCCGATGACTTCACCCAGAGACAAGCAGGTACTCAAAGAGATCCGCCGGGGCAGCGGCCCGGATGACGAGACCCGTTGGCAGCAACGCAAGAGTTCGCTGACGCGCGAGGCTATTCTCGAAGCGGCGATCGAATGCCTGGTTTCTTGCGGCTACATCGGCCTGACGACGAGCGAAGTCACCAAGCGAGCAGGCATTTCCCGCGGCGCCATGCATCACCATTATGCCAACAAGATGGAACTGGTCGCTGCGCTGGTCGACTATGTGCTGTACCGCCGGATGCAACATTTCCTGAAGGAATACCCCCAGCTCCGCCTGGATGACACCGACCGGACGCTGAAGCACGCCACCGAACTGTATTGGCGCATCCTGCAACGCCGGGAATTCATGGCCTATCTCGAACTGGCGATGGCGGCCCGCACAGACCCGGAACTCGAACGTGTGCTGATCCCGGCAACCCGCCGCTTCGACGCAATCTGGACACGCGAAATGGCCGAAGCCTTTCCACAATGGGGGGAGCGTGTACACCAGATGATACTGGCCAGCGATTTTGCGCAGGCCGCCCATCTCGGCCTGCTGTTCAACGCCGCCATCATCGGCGAAGAACGTCAGAGGGCCGTGCGCGACCTTATCGTTCGAATGGTCGATACCGTTTACGGGGATGCCGCCGATTGATTACGCCCTACAAGGCCGATCTGGAAGAAAGGATAGTTTTACAGCGTGCGGGCGCGGCGCAGATTGGGCCAATACGAAAGCGAAACGGCAGGCACGACCTCCGCGCCGGGCTGATCGCATTTCGCCGTGCGGCGAAGTGTCGACTATGGGAAGGAAAAAGAATGGCTAACGTGATTGTCTCCGGGGCATCCCGGGGAATTGGGCTGGAACTGGTCAGGGCACATCTTGCCGCTGGTGATCAAGTCCACGCATTGGCACGCGATCCTTCGTCCCCCGCGCTGGCGGCATTGCAGTCAGAAGCAAACGGCCGGCTGGCAATCCATCAGGCCGATGTCGCTTCGGATGACTCGATTGCCGCCGCGGCGGCAGCGACAGGCAACGAGCCGGTCGATATCATCTACAACGTCGCCGGGATTACCGGAAAAACGCCGGCCGCACTGGAACCGGGCGACTGGGAAGGCTTCGACGATTCCATCGAAATCATGCTCAAAGGGCCCTTGCGGGTGCTGCGTGCGTTCCTACCCCGTCTCGGCGAGGGCTCCAAGGTCATCAACTTCTCCAGCCAACTCGCCGCTTCCACCTGGCCCTATGGCGGATATTATGGCTATGTCGCGGCCAAATCCGGCTTGAACCGCATGATGCGGTCCGCCGCGCTTGATCTCAAGGATCGGGGCATCGTGATCGGCATCGTTCACCCCGGCTACGTGCAGACCGATATGGGCGGCCCCGATGCCGATATCTCCCCGGCGGAAAGCGCGGCCAGCATCATCAAGCTGACACGAGAATGGCCGCTCGAACGCTCTGGCGATTTTTACAAGTGGAACGGCGAAGAACATGCCTGGTGACATCGCAGGCGGCTCTATCCTGGCAAAGGCAATCGCGTAGCATGGCACAACGAAAACCAGCCCCATGGGCATGGCTGGAAACCCCCGCCCCGCATCAGCGCGCCTACGCGCAGGCGATGGTCTGGGATGACGGCACGATTGCCGACCAGGCTATCGCCCTGACCGAACACGATCCCGATTTCGTCGCCTTCGTCGAGGGAGACGAGGAGATGACCCGTGCCGAATTGCTGGCCGATGCCGAAGCACTCTGCGCCGCGCTGCATGCCCACGGGATGCGCCCCGGCGATGTCATCGGGTTTCAGGTGCCCAACTGGCGCGAAGCGGCCGTTATCAATCTGGCAGCCGCGCTCTCGGGCTTCATCATCAATCCGATCGTGCCGATCTACCGCGATCACGAAGTTTCACTGATGCTGGCCGATTGCAATGCCCGTGCGTTCTTCGTGGCGGCGCAGTTCCGCAATTACGATTTCGCCGCCATGGCAGAGCGTATCCGCCCTGCCCTGCCCGATCTGGCGCATGTCTTCATCGTGCGCGGAGAAGGGCCGGATGATTATGCCGCGCTGATCGCACAAGGGCGTGGGCAGCGCTTCGCCCGCCCCACTGTCGATCCGCTGGGCGTCAAGATGGTGCTTTACACATCGGGCACCACCGGACGCCCCAAGGGCGTGCTGCATAGCCATGTGACGCTGTCCCGCATTGTGCGCCAGAGCGGGGAACACTGGGGGCTGCGCGCGGGCGAAGCGACGCTGATGCCGTCGCCTGTCACGCATGTCTCCGGCTATGCCAACGGGCTGGAAGCTCCGCTGATCTGCGGCACACGCACGGTGCTGATGGAAAGCTGGAATGCCGCGATGGCCGTCGCACTCATCGATCGTCACCAGTTGGTCGGCACTGTCGCCGCAACCCCGTTTCTGGTGGAACTGGCCGATGCCGCCCGGGCGGCGGCAAACCCTCTCCCGTCGTTCCGCTATTTCGC contains:
- a CDS encoding SDR family NAD(P)-dependent oxidoreductase, whose protein sequence is MANVIVSGASRGIGLELVRAHLAAGDQVHALARDPSSPALAALQSEANGRLAIHQADVASDDSIAAAAAATGNEPVDIIYNVAGITGKTPAALEPGDWEGFDDSIEIMLKGPLRVLRAFLPRLGEGSKVINFSSQLAASTWPYGGYYGYVAAKSGLNRMMRSAALDLKDRGIVIGIVHPGYVQTDMGGPDADISPAESAASIIKLTREWPLERSGDFYKWNGEEHAW
- a CDS encoding TetR/AcrR family transcriptional regulator, which codes for MTSPRDKQVLKEIRRGSGPDDETRWQQRKSSLTREAILEAAIECLVSCGYIGLTTSEVTKRAGISRGAMHHHYANKMELVAALVDYVLYRRMQHFLKEYPQLRLDDTDRTLKHATELYWRILQRREFMAYLELAMAARTDPELERVLIPATRRFDAIWTREMAEAFPQWGERVHQMILASDFAQAAHLGLLFNAAIIGEERQRAVRDLIVRMVDTVYGDAAD
- a CDS encoding AMP-binding protein, whose amino-acid sequence is MAQRKPAPWAWLETPAPHQRAYAQAMVWDDGTIADQAIALTEHDPDFVAFVEGDEEMTRAELLADAEALCAALHAHGMRPGDVIGFQVPNWREAAVINLAAALSGFIINPIVPIYRDHEVSLMLADCNARAFFVAAQFRNYDFAAMAERIRPALPDLAHVFIVRGEGPDDYAALIAQGRGQRFARPTVDPLGVKMVLYTSGTTGRPKGVLHSHVTLSRIVRQSGEHWGLRAGEATLMPSPVTHVSGYANGLEAPLICGTRTVLMESWNAAMAVALIDRHQLVGTVAATPFLVELADAARAAANPLPSFRYFACGGAAVPNDLIPAARQAFANCQPFRVFGASEVPLVTFGWPGNADLAATTDGEIVDYDVLVVDADDQPLPDGQAGEILARGPGMMMGYADEQQTREAITAEGYFRTGDLGIRTAEGAIVITGRKKDLIIRGGENISAKEIEDTLHTHPGVAEASVVAMPHERLGEGICAYIIAAGNAAPTTEELAAHVAMSGLAKQKIPERFEFVPDFPRTASGKIRKDQLREDIARKLGAS